In Streptococcus pneumoniae, the sequence AGAGTATGAGATTGAGGACTATGTACATTTCCTTGGTTATCAAAAAAATCCTTATCAGTATTTATCTCAGACGAAAGTTCTCTTGTCTATGTCTAAACAAGAAGGCTTTCCTGGAGTGTATGTGGAGGCCTTGAGTCTGGGACTCCCTTTTATCTCTACGGACGTTGGAGGGGCTGAGGAATTATCCCAAGAAGGACGATTTGGACAAATCATTGAGAGCAATCAAGAGGCAGCTCAGGCGATTACTAATTACATGACTTCTGCCTCAAACTTTAATGTCGATGAGGCTAGCCAATTCATTCAACAATTTACAATTACAAAACAAATCGAACAAGTAGAAAAACTATTAGAGGAGTAGCATGGAAACTGCATTAATTAGTGTGATTGTGCCAGTCTATAATGTGGCGCAGTACCTAGAAAAATCGATAGCTTCCATTCAGAAGCAGACCTATCAAAATCTGGAAATTATTCTTGTTGATGATGGTGCAACAGATGAAAGTGGTCGCTTGTGTGATTCAATCGCTGAACAAGATGACAGGGTGTCAGTGCTTCATAAAAAGAACGAAGGATTGTCGCAAGCACGAAATGATGGGATGAAGCAGGCTCACGGGGATTATCTGATTTTTATTGACTCAGATGATTATATCCATCCAGAAATGATTCAGAGCTTATATGAGCAATTAGTTCAAGAAGATGCGGATGTTTCAAGCTGTGGTGTCATGAATGTCTATGCTAATGATGAAAGCCCACAGTCAGCCAATCAGGATGACTATTTTGTCTGTGATTCTCAAACATTTCTAAAGGAATACCTCATAGGTGAAAAAATACCTGGGACGATTTGCAATAAGCTAATCAAGAGACAAATTGCAACTGCCCTATCCTTTCCTAAGGGGTTGATTTACGAAGATGCCTATTACCATTTTGATTTAATCAAGTTGGCCAAGAAGTATGTGGTTAATACTAAACCCTATTATTACTATTTCCATAGAGGGGATAGTATTACGACCAAACCCTATGCAAAGAAGGATTTAGCCTATATTGATATCTACCAAAAGTTTTATAATGAAGTTGTGAAAAACTATCCTGACTTGAAAGAGGTCGCTTTTTTCAGATTGGCCTATGCTCACTTCTTTATTCTGGATAAGATGTTGCTAGATGATCAGTATAAACAGTTTGAAGCCTATTCTCAGATTCATCGTTTTTTAAAAGGCTATGCTTTTGCTATTTCTAGGAATCCAATTTTCCGTAAGGGGAGAAGAATTAGTGCTTTGGCCCTATTCATAAATATTTCCTTATACCGATTCTTATTACTGAAAAATATTGAAAAATCTAAAAAATTACATTAGAACGGGGGTGACCAAGTGATTGATGGGAAACGATTATTATTTAGTTTGACCATAGTCAGTTATACCTTGACGCTAGTAAGTGGAATTGTGTATCTGTTTAATAATAATAATGTTAGCTTACTTTCTACTTTATTGTTCTTGTTGGTTAGTAGCTTAATTGCTTGTTGGAATGATATCAAGTATTACTTAATCCATTTTATTTTCTATTTAACCATTTTTGTATTTCTGGTATCAAGACCGACCATTGATTATTTTAGGGATGGTGCTTTGGATACCTATCATCCAATAGCCTATCGTTTTGCCTTTATAGTTGTCATGGTTTCGATTCTGGGCTTGACCACAGGAGGCGTCCTGGCTCGTTACTTCATAGCTAGGAAGAAAATAAAAGTAGCAAATATAGGAAATTCTCTAAAAGAGGTTTATATCAAGCGGTTACGCTTTGTATCACTAGGAGTTTTTCTTCTAACCTATCCTTTCTATTTCATTCGGTTATTTGAACGGCTCTTGTATCGTTTGCAGACTTCCTACTATGCCTACTATGCAAATTTTGAAAGTAAACTGCCTTATTTTACCTACATTTTGTCTACCTTTACGGTCTATGCAATGTGTATGTATCTGGCAACCAAGCCAAAGAAATTGCAGGCCACAGCAGTGCTTGTCTCCTTTATTGCAGCTAATACTATTCATTTGGCAATTGGGACACGAAATCCCTTTATTTTAAGTATTTTATTTGCTTTTGTTTATTACTTTATGCGGGAGCAAACTGAAAAAGGAAAATGGATTGGGTTTAAAGAAAAGTTAGCGATTTTTGTAGGTTCTCCTATTCTCATGTTAGCGATGGGAGTACTTAATTATGTACGGGATAATGTCCAAGTTTCCCATACAGGTTTCTGGGATATCTTACTTGACTTTATCTATAAACAAGGAACTAGTTTTGGTGTTCTGGCTCGAGGTTTTCTATTTAACAGTAGCCTCCCTTACCGAGATTTCCGTAATTTTACTTTTGGTCCTGTTCTTGATTATTTTGCAAGGGGGAGTTTGGGAGCCATTTTCGGAGGAAAAGCCTTTGAACATACAACCAATAGTGTGGAACTAGCTATTGATAGTAATAGTTATGCCCACAATCTATCCTATCTTGTCTTGAACAAGGAATACTTGAAAGGGCATGGTATCGGAAGTAGTTATATCATGGAGTTGTATACCGACTATGGTATGATTGGAGTCTTTCTGCTTAGTTTCTTACTCGGCGTATTATTTATAGCCATGCTGCAAGTAGCCTATCGCTCAAGGACAATCCTATTTGCTTTATCCCTACTCATCTTGAATAATCTATTCTTTATGCCAAGAAGCAGCTTTTCAGAAAGTTTCTTCAATTTATTTACAATGCAATTCTGGGGAATTGTTCTTGTGATTATATTTGTAGCAAAAATGCTTACAAAGGAAAACTAGTATCTACTAAACAAAGGAGAAAAAAATCATGTTTGAACATTATTCAGTAGCTGATTTGTTTGCAAATCTTTATAAAAAGCGAAAAGCAAATATTTTAGCTCTCATCGCTTTATTTGCTCTCATTGCTGTACCATTTACAATTAAAGCAGTTAGGAATAAAAACACTGTCAAAGATACAACAAGTTATTCAACTTATCTTATCTATAAAATCACTCCTCCAAAAGAGTCGGCCAAAACGATTTTGAATCATCAAATTGGTGGTTATAGTGATTTTTATGGGAAATTGATTGATGGTAATTTGAATGGAGCTTATCTTTTCAATGATGTAGAACCCAGTGAGTTGAAAAAAATTGCCAGTGAATTAGACACGACAGAAACAACCTTGAAAAATTCAACGAATGACTATTGGTGGAAAAAATTGACCGTCTACTATATGATTGACGATGCAGGGGTTGGTGTGAAAATTTTGACATCAAGTAAAGATGCCAATGACTTGTTAGAGAAAAAAATTGATGGGTTGATTGAGAAATTTAAACATGCCTATGCAAATGTGAAAATTGAAAAACTGGAAACCATCAACTCTAAAGAATTGAACGCAAATGGTGAAACAGCGCTTGGCTTAAATGTGAAAAATCTGATTCTTCGTTTAGTTGTTATTGGAGTGGTTTGTGTGATTTTGGTTGTGATGGGAAATGTGTTAGTTTATCTCTTTAATCCAACAATCAATAGAGTAGGTGATTTTTCTCAGTATCAAATTGATTTTGTAACAGAGATTACAACAATTGCTAACCTAGCAGATGTTTTGTCATACAAAAATACTGGACAGGAATTGACCATCGTTAGCTCAAATAAAGCTATCCTAGATAAATTGAAACAGAGTCAAGAAGCTTTAAAAGGAATGCATTTTGTAGATTTACAGGATGTATCATCTCTTTTGGAAAGAGATACAGTCCTTCTTGTTGAAGAGTACGGAGTGACTCGTTATAAGAAATTTGAGCAAAGTCTTCAAATTCTCAGAAACTTAAATCGTTCTATCCTCGGTGTAGCAACCTTTAAATTATAAGTATTCTGATGTATAAGGTCTTCAAAATCGGCTAAGAGCCGATTTTGAAGGCTTTTTCTATCTGTCTGCAGAAATTTTCTTTTGGAGTCTCCTATAGAAAGACCCTAGGGAAAATCTATCCGTATAGAGGAGCCTTCTTTTGATAAAATCGTAAAAATCTAGTATAATAGATAGAACTGAAAGTATGAGGTTACTAGCAATGAAAATGAAACAAATTAGTGATACAACTTTAAAAATCACGATGTCTTTAGAGGATTTGATGGATCGTGGAATGGAGATTGCTGACTTTCTCGTTCCTCAAGAAAAAACAGAAGAGTTCTTTTATGCTATCTTGGATGAGCTAGAGATGCCTGATAGCTTTCTGGATACAGGCATGTTGAGCTTCCGTGTGACTCCAAAACCTGATAAGGTAGATGTCTTTGTGACCAAGTCAAAGATTGACCAAAATCTAGATTTTGAAGACTTATCGGATTTGCCAGATATGGAAGAATTGGCTCAAATGTCTCCAGATGAATTTATCAAAACCCTGGAAAAAAGCATAGCAGACAAAACCAAGGATGATATCGAAGCCATTCAATCTCTTGAGCAAGTTGAAGCCAAGGAAGAAGAGCAAGAGCAGGCTGAACAAGAAGCTGAGAGTAAGAAAGAACCTTACATCTACTACATCCTTTCTTTTGCTAAGTTGGCTGACTTGGTAGCTTTTGCCAAGACAGTGACTTTTGAAATGGAAACTTCTGAACTCTACAAAATGAACGAGCGCTATTATTTGACCATTTTAGTGGATATTGAAAATCATCCAAGCCCATATCCAGCTTGGCTGTTGGCCCGTATGCGCGAGTTTGCAGACGATAGTGATATCAGTCGCTCAGTCTTACAAGAGTATGGTCAAGTCTTGATGAGTCACGATGCAGTGCTCAATCTGCAAAAAATCGGCTAATCCTTTCTGGAAAGCTATTTTCAGATTTTAAGAAGAGCGAATCGTCTGATTCGTTTTTTCTTTTTATACTGAAATAGTGATTTACTATAATAGGAATTTTCACAAAATTCTGTTATAATGGCTATATTAGAAAATTTCGAGGAGATAAAGATGACAGTTAAAATTGCTTTACTAGGATTTGGTACCGTTGCAAGTGGTGTGCCTTTCCTCCTAAAGGAAAATGGAGGAAAAATTAATCAATCAGCACATTCAGATATCAAAGTTGCTAAGGTATTGGTCAAGGATGAAGATGAAAAAAATCGCTTGCTTGCAGCAGGGAATGACTTTAACTTTGTAACCAATGTGGATGATATTTTATCAGACCAGGATATTACTATCGTAGTGGAATTGATGGGGCGTATTGAGCCTGCTAAAACCTTTATCACTCGTGCCTTGGAAGCTGGAAAACACGTTGTTACTGCTAACAAGGACCTTTTAGCTGTCCATGGCGCAGAATTGCTAGAAATCGCTCAAGCTAACAAGGTAGCACTTTACTACGAAGCAGCAGTTGCTGGTGGGATTCCAATTCTTCGTACTTTAGCAAATTCCTTGGCTTCTGATAAAATTACGCGCGTGCTTGGAGTAGTCAACGGAACTTCCAACTTCATGGTGACCAAGATGGTGGAAGAAGGCTGGTCTTACGATGATGCTCTTGCGGAAGCACAACGTCTAGGATTTGCAGAAAGCGATCCGACGAATGACGTAGATGGGATTGATGCAGCCTACAAGATGGTTATTTTGAGCCAATTTGCCTTTGGCATGAAGATTGCCTTTGATGATGTAGCCCACAAGGGAATCCGCAATATCACACCAGAAGACGTAGCTGTAGCTCAAGAGCTTGGTTACGTAGTGAAATTGGTTGGTTCTATTGAGGAAACTTCTTCAGGTATTGCTGCAGAAGTGACTCCAACCTTCCTACCTAAAGCGCACCCACTTGCTAGTGTGAATGGCGTAATGAACGCTGTCTTTGTAGAATCTATCGGTATTGGTGAGTCTATGTACTACGGACCAGGTGCTGGTCAAAAACCAACTGCAACAAGTGTTGTAGCTGATATTGTCCGTATCGTTCGTCGTTTGAATGATGGTACTATTGGCAAAGACTTCAACGAATATAGCCGTGACTTGGTCTTGGCAAATCCTGAAGATGTCAAAGCAAACTACTATTTCTCAATCTTGGCTCTAGACTCAAAAGGTCAGGTCTTGAAGTTGGCTGAAATCTTCAATGCTCAAGATATTTCCTTTAAGCAAATCCTTCAAGATGGCAAAGAGGGTGACAAGGCGCGTGTCGTTATCATCACACACAAGATTAATAAAGCCCAGCTTGAAAATGTCTCAGCTGAATTGAAGAAGGTTTCAGAATTCGACCTCTTGAATACCTTCAAGGTGCTAGGAGAATAAGATGAAGATTATTGTACCTGCAACCAGTGCCAATATCGGGCCAGGTTTTGACTCGGTCGGTGTAGCTGTAACCAAGTATCTTCAAATTGAGGTCTGCGAAGAACGAGATGAGTGGCTGATTGAACACCAGATTGGCAAATGGATTCCACATGATGAGCGTAATCTCTTGCTCAAAATCGCTTTGCAAATTGTACCAGACTTGCAACCAAGACGCTTGAAAATGACCAGTGATGTCCCTTTGGCGCGCGGTTTGGGTTCTTCCAGCTCGGTTATCGTTGCTGGGATTGAACTAGCCAACCAACTGGGTCAACTCAACTTATCAGACCATGAAAAATTGCAGTTAGCGACCAAGATTGAAGGGCATCCTGACAATGTGGCTCCAGCCATTTATGGTAATCTCGTTATTGCAAGTTCTGTTGAAGGGCAAGTCTCTGCTATCGTAGCAGACTTTCCAGAGTGTGATTTTCTAGCTTACATTCCAAACTATGAATTACGTACTCGCGACAGCCGTAGTGTCTTGCCTAAAAAATTGTCTTATAAGGAAGCTGTTGCTGCAAGTTCTATCGCCAATGTAGCGGTTGCTGCCTTGTTGGCAGGAGACATGGTGACCGCTGGGCAAGCAATCGAGGGAGACCTCTTCCATGAGCGCTATCGTCAGGACTTGGTAAGAGAATTTGCGATGATTAAGCAAGTGACCAAAGAAAATGGGGCCTATGCAACCTACCTTTCTGGTGCTGGGCCGACAGTTATGGTTCTGGCTTCTCATGACAAGATGCCAACAATTAAGGCAGAATTGGAAAAGCAACCTTTCAAAGGAAAACTGCATGACTTGAGAGTTGATACCCAAGGTGTCCGTGTAGAAGCAAAATAAAGAATAGAAGATAGGATGGGGAAACTCTTGACCAGAGGGTTTCATATCCTTTTTGTGAAAAGAAGTTTATACTCAATGAAAATCAAAGAGCAAACTAGGAAGCTAGCCGCAGGCTGCTCAAAACAGTGTTTTGAGGTTGTGGATAGAACTGACGAAGTCAGCTCAAGACACTGTTTTGAGGTTGCAGATAGAACTGACGAAGTCAGCTCAAGACACTGTTTTGAGGTTGCAGATAGAACTGACGAAGTCAGCTCAAGACACTGTTTTGAGGTTGCAGATAGAACTGACGAAGTCAGCTCAAGACACTGTTTTGAGGTTGCAGATAGAACTGACGAAGTCAGCTCAAGACACTGTTTTGAGGTTGCAGATAGAACTGACGAAGTCAGTAACCATACCTACGGTAAGGTGACGCTGACGTGGTTTGAAGAGATTTTCGAAGAGTATTAGTTAAAAACGTGATAAAGGAGAAATAAAAATGGCAGAAATTTATCTAGCAGGTGGTTGTTTTTGGGGCCTAGAGGAATATTTTTCACGCATTTCTGGAGTGCTAGAAACCAGTGTTGGCTACGCTAATGGTCAAGTCGAAACGACCAATTACCAGTTGCTCAAGGAAACAGACCATGCAGAAACGGTCCAAGTGATTTACGATGAGAAGGAAGTGTCACTCAGAGAGATTTTACTTTATTATTTCCGAGTTATCGATCCTCTATCTATCAATCAACAAGGGAATGACCGTGGTCGCCAATATCGAACTGGGATTTATTATCAGGATGAAGCAGATTTGCCAGCTATCTACACAGTGGTGCAGGAGCAGGAACGCATGCTGGGTCGAAAGATTGCAGTAGAAGTGGAGCAATTACGCCACTACATTCTGGCTGAAGACTACCACCAAGACTATCTCAGGAAGAATCCTTCAGGTTACTGTCATATCGATGTGACCGATGCTGATAAGCCATTGATTGATGCAGCAAACTATGAAAAGCCTAGTCAAGAGGTGTTGAAGGCCAGTCTATCTGAAGAGTCTTATCGTGTCACACAAGAAGCTGCTACAGAGGCTCCATTTACCAATGCCTATGACCAAACCTTTGAAGAGGGGATTTATGTAGATATTACGACAGGTGAGCCACTCTTTTTTGCCAAGGATAAGTTTGCTTCAGGTTGTGGTTGGCCAAGTTTTAGCCGTCCGATTTCCAAAGAGTTGATTCATTATTACAAGGATCTGAGCCATGGAATGGAGCGAATTGAAGTTCGTTCTCGTTCAGGCAGTGCTCACTTGGGTCATGTTTTCACAGATGGACCGCGGGAGTTAGGCGGCCTCCGTTACTGTATCAATTCTGCTTCTTTACGCTTTGTGGCCAAGGATGAGATGGAAAAAGCAGGATATGGCTATCTATTGCCTTACTTAAACAAATAAAACAGAGAGTGGGGCTTCCCACTTTCTTCATTTCTAGAATATGAATAGAAGGGATTTATGAAACACCTATTATCTTACTTCAAACCCTACATCAAGGAATCAATTTTAGCCCCCTTGTTCAAGCTGTTAGAAGCTGTTTTTGAGCTCTTGGTTCCCATGGTGATTGCTGGGATTGTTGACCAATCTTTACCTCAGGGAGATCAAGGTCATCTCTGGATGCAGATTGGCCTGCTCCTTATCTTTGCAGTAATTGGCGTTTTAGTGGCCTTGATAGCTCAATTTTACTCAGCAAAGGCAGCAGTAGGTTTTGCTAAGGAATTGACAAACGATCTTTATCGTCATATTCTTTCCTTGCCAAAGGACAGCAGAGACCGTCTGACAACTTCTAGTTTGGTTACTCGCTTGACTTCGGATACCTACCAGATTCAGACTGGTATCAATCAATTCCTGCGTCTCTTTTTACGAGCGCCCATTATCGTTTTTGGTGCCATTTTTATGGCTTATCGAATCTCAGCTGAGTTGACTTTCTGGTTCTTAGTCATGGTTGCCATTTTGACCATTGTCATTGTAGGGTTATCTCGATTGGTCAATCCTCTCTACAGTAGTCTCAGAAAGAAAACGGACCAACTGGTTCAGGAAACGCGCCAGCAATTGCAAGGGATGCGGGTTATTCGTGCTTTTGGTCAAGAAAAACGAGAGTTACAGATTTTTCAAACCCTTAACCAAGTTTATGCTAGATTACAAGAAAAGACAGGTTTCTTGTCTAGTTTATTAACACCTCTGACCTATCTGATTGTCAATGGAACTCTTCTCGTTATTATCTGGCAAGGCTATATTTCAATTCAAGGAGGAGTACTCAGTCAAGGTGCTCTCATTGCTCTTATCAATTACCTCTTACAGATTTTGGTGGAATTGGTCAAGCTAGCCATGCTGATCAATTCCCTCAACCAGTCCTATATCTCAGCCAAGAGAATCGAGGAGGTCTTTGCGGAATCTCCCGAAAACATCCATTCAGAATTAGAACAAAAGCAAGTTACCAGTGGTCGGGTTTTACAAGTCCAAGAATTGACTTTTACCTATCCTGATGCGGCCCAGCCTTCTCTGAGAGACATTTCCTTTGATATGACTCAAGGACAAATCCTTGGTATCATTGGGGGGACTGGTTCTGGTAAATCAAGCTTGGTGCAACTCTTACTTGGACTTTATCCAGTAGACAAGGGGAACATTGACCTTTATCAAAATGGACGTAGTCCTCTTAATTTGGAGCAGTGGCGGTCTTGGATTGCCTATGTACCTCAAAAGGTCGAACTCTTTAAGGGAACTATTCGTTCCAACTTGACTTTAGGTTTAAATCAAGAAGTGACTGATCAAGAACTCTGGCAAGCCTTGGAGATTGCGCAAGCTAAGGATTTTGTCAGTGATAAGGAAGGACTCTTGGATGCTCTAGTTGAAGCAGGAGGGCGAAATTTCTCAGGTGGACAAAAACAAAGGCTGTCTATCGCACGAGCAGTCTTGCGCCAGGCTCCGTTTCTCATCCTAGATGATGCGACCTCAGCACTGGACACCATTACAGAGTCCAAGCTCTTGAAAGCTATTAGAGAAAATTTTCCAAACATGAGCTTAATTTTGATCTCTCAACGAACCTCGACTTTACAGATGGCGGACCAGATTCTCCTCTTGGAAAAAGGTGAGTTGCTAGCTGTTGGCAAGCACGATGACTTGATGAAATCCAGTCAAGTCTATCGTGAAATCAATGCATCCCAACATGGAAAGGAGGACTAGAATGAAACGACAAACTGTAAACCAGACGCTCAAACGTTTAGTCGTAGATTTAGCAAACCATCCCTTCCTCCTTTTCCTAGCCTTTCTAGGAACTATTGCCCAAGTTGGCTTATCAATTTACCTACCTATTCTGATTGGGCAGGTCATTGACCAAGTCCTAGTGGCTGGTTCATCACCAGTTTTTTGGCAGATTTTTCTCCAGATGCTCTTGGTGGTAATAGGAAATACTCTGGTACAATGGGCCAATCCTCTCCTCTATAATCGTCTAATCTTCTCTTATACCAGAGATTTACGAGAGCGAATCATCCATAAACTCCATCGGTTACCGATTGCTTTTGCGGATCGGCAAGGCAATGGAGAGATGGTCAGTCGTGTAACCACGGATATCGAACAGTTGGCAGCTGGCTTGACCATGATTTTTAACCAATTTTTCATTGGTGTTTTGATGATTTTGGTTAGTATTCTAGCCATGCTCCAAATTCATCTCCTCATGACTCTCTTAGTCTTGCTGTTGACGCCACTGTCCATGGTGATTTCACGCTTTATTGCCAAGAGATCCTATCATCTCTTCCAGAAGCAAACAGAGACGAGGGGAATTCAGACTCAGTTGATTGAAGAATCGCTTAGCCAGCAGACTATAATCCAGTCCTTCAATGCTCAAACAGAATTTATCCAAAGATTGCGTGAGGCTCATGACAACTACTCAGGCTATTCTCAGTCAGCCATCTTTTATTCTTCAACGGTCAATCCTTCGACTCGCTTTGTAAATGCACTCATTTATGCCCTTTTAGCTGGAGTAGGAGCTTATCGTATCATGATGGGTTCAACCTTGACCGTCGGTCGTTTAGTGACTTTTTTGAACTATGTTCAGCAATACACCAAGCCCTTTAACGATATTTCTTCAGTGCTAGCTGAGTTGCAAAGTGCTCTGGCTTGCGTAGAGCGTATCTATGGGGTCTTAGATAGCCCTGAAGTGGCTGAAACAGGTAAGGAAGTCTTGACCAGTGACCAAGTTAAGGGAGCTATTTCCTTTAAACATGTCTCTTTTGGCTACCATCCTGAAAAAATTTTGATTAAGGAGTTGTCTATCGATATTCCAGCTGGTAGTAAGGTAGCCATCGTTGGTCCGACAGGTGCTGGAAAATCAACTCTTATCAATCTCCTTATGCGTTTTTATCCCATTAGCTCGGGAGATATCTTGCTGGATGGGCAATCCATTTATGATTATACACGAGTATCATTGAGACAGCAGTTTGGTATGGTGCTTCAAGAAACCTGGCTCACACAAGGGACCATTCATGATAATATTGCCTTTGGCAATCCTGAAGCCAGTCGAGAGCAAGTAATTGCTGCTGCCAAAGCAGCTAATGCAGACTTTTTCATCCAACAGTTGCCACAGGGATACGATACCAAGTTGGAAAATGCTGGAGAATCTCTCTCTGTCGGCCAAGCTCAGCTCTTGACCATAGCCCGAGTCTTTCTGGCTATTCCAAAGATTCTTATCTTAGACGAGGCAACTTCTTCCATTGATACACGGACAGAAGTGCTGGTACAGGATGCCTTTGCAAAACTCATGAAGGGCCGCACAAGCTTCATCATTGCTCACCGTTTGTCAACCATTCAGGATGCGGATTTAATTCTTGTCTTAGTAGATGGTGATATTGTTGAATATGGTAACCATCAAGAACTCATGGATAGAAAGGGTAAGTATTACCAAATGCAAAAAGCTGCGGCTTTTAGTTCTGAATAAGCCATTCTCTTTTGAAAGTTTATGGACGAAAAAAGTTGCCTTCGAGTGACTTTTTTGTTACAATAGCTAGAAAAATTGTTCACTGTAATACTCAATGAAAATTAAAGAGCAAACTAGGAAGCTAGCCGTAGGTTGCTCAAAACACTGTTTTGAGGTTGCAGATAGAACTGACGAAGTCAGTAACCACACCTACGGCAAAGTGAATCTGAAGTGGTTTGAAGAGAGTACAACTTGTCTTTTAGAAAAGGAGCCTATAATGAAAGTCTTTCAGCATGTAAATATCGTGACTTGTGATCAAGATTTCCATGTTTATCTTGATGGAATCTTAGCAGTCAAGGATTCTCAAATCGTCTATGTCGGTCAAGATAAGCCAGCGTTTTTAGAGCAAGCTGAGCAGATTATAGACTATCAGGGAGCTTGGATTATGCCTGGTTTGGTCAATTGTCACACCCATTCTGCAATGACAGGTCTGAGAGGGATCCGAGATGACAGCAATCTCCATGAATGGCTCAATGACTATATCTGGCCAGCAGAATCTGAGTTTACTCCCGACATGACTACCAATGCGGTCAAAGAAGCCCTAACAGAGATGCTCCAGTCAGGAACAACAACCTTTAACGATATGTATAATCCCAATGGTGTGGATATCCAGCAAATTTATCAGGTGGTGAAAACTTCCAAGATGCGTTGTTATTTTTCTCCGACTCTCTTTTCTTCAGAGACAGAAACAACTGCTGAGACTA encodes:
- a CDS encoding ABC transporter ATP-binding protein, which translates into the protein MKRQTVNQTLKRLVVDLANHPFLLFLAFLGTIAQVGLSIYLPILIGQVIDQVLVAGSSPVFWQIFLQMLLVVIGNTLVQWANPLLYNRLIFSYTRDLRERIIHKLHRLPIAFADRQGNGEMVSRVTTDIEQLAAGLTMIFNQFFIGVLMILVSILAMLQIHLLMTLLVLLLTPLSMVISRFIAKRSYHLFQKQTETRGIQTQLIEESLSQQTIIQSFNAQTEFIQRLREAHDNYSGYSQSAIFYSSTVNPSTRFVNALIYALLAGVGAYRIMMGSTLTVGRLVTFLNYVQQYTKPFNDISSVLAELQSALACVERIYGVLDSPEVAETGKEVLTSDQVKGAISFKHVSFGYHPEKILIKELSIDIPAGSKVAIVGPTGAGKSTLINLLMRFYPISSGDILLDGQSIYDYTRVSLRQQFGMVLQETWLTQGTIHDNIAFGNPEASREQVIAAAKAANADFFIQQLPQGYDTKLENAGESLSVGQAQLLTIARVFLAIPKILILDEATSSIDTRTEVLVQDAFAKLMKGRTSFIIAHRLSTIQDADLILVLVDGDIVEYGNHQELMDRKGKYYQMQKAAAFSSE